Below is a window of Sebastes umbrosus isolate fSebUmb1 chromosome 13, fSebUmb1.pri, whole genome shotgun sequence DNA.
gtccaggtcagtactctcccactcatgttaacctgtgtccaactcaacaaatgcccacacaggcagcctgcgttatAGTTTGCTTGGAAATGGTCCGAGACCATctctcgcaagcggtctcggACTGACTGTTTTGGTCCGCATCatagtacgattactgcgttcataaccgcccaaacgaaccgcaccagagtttgattaaaaggactaaatgttggcttgtgaaagcgcccctATACAACTTTGTCCCATTCCTTTGCATGATGCTTCTGCACATGTTCTATAAAGTTTATTCCATTCCTTGACACCCTTCACATTCACACTTCGCCCTTTTGCTTTTTTGTCCGGCAGGCAGCTTGCTCTCCCTCGCCCGCTACACTACCGTTACTTGATGTTTCAGGGTAGGtatatttcaatttttttcatttaacctttttccaacatttaatcCTATGTTTTTGGCTATCATCAGACTGATAGTCATTAGAAGGTCGAATGTGTGAGAGTTTCAAACTGAGCAGTGAAAATGATTCTATAGGAACCAGGGTTTGGACATCGCATTGGCATCTGtgcacaaagacacagagacaggtgggaTGGCTTACATTACATTTCAAACTTAATTGACagataaacataaaatataggCAGGGATTTTGACAAAAAATATCCATCGGCTGTTTGCGCGGCGGTAGCAGAACATCAGGCGACAGGTAAAATGATGGCTGGGACACAAACTATTCCTGGGGATTTCACCATCTGCCATCACTGGACTTTCTACGATTTGACAACAGATAGGGGAGACCGTTGTTTCAGCCTAATTCCCCCTCTGCCAGCAAAGGCTTTATGGAGATAGtaagtgctgtgtgtgtgtgtgtgtgtgtgtgtgtgtgagtgtgtgtgtgttttggcacTGCTACTGAAGAATGGCTTTAGGCTTGATAATCAAGAAATTCTGCATAATTTCAGCCAGCAGTGCAGGGCAGCTCTACATCTTGCGGGCTATTCTTACTTCCAACACACTGTGCGCCACACATAATTCTAATTATACTGTATGGGATAAATACTCTTACAGATGACGTTTGTCTTTTTCAAGCTTTAGACATAGCAGTTATGTGCTTCCACCAAATTAGCATGCGGACAGCACTGTATTTATCTACATTTAGTCTGTATTGTGCTTATTTAAATTcagtgataaacagaaagaTTGTGTTAAATGAAGCACAATTTAATTGGATGTGAGCATCCGTCGCTTTTCTGACCCTATGCTGCCTGACAGCATTTCCTTTGGATGTTtacattaaaatcacattttccatTAGACATAAACAACCAACAAACATtccaacaaataaaatgatcagATGGTGAGATGCTTATATGATATTTTAACTTAATTTCACtgtgtattttttgtaatgCTACAAGGACCCCCTGTGTTAGACTCCTGCCATGACACCAGTGTACAGTGTAGTAGAGTTAGGAACATTACAAGATACACCTACAGTAGCTAAAACCTTCATGGAGGTAGGATTTATTACAgggctgttgtattagactgcattagttttagctaggtgtacctaataaactggcaattGAGGGCAGATTTcagtaatttaatttaaatgtctgtCATGTCACTAAACATTACTAATAAAAACAGGTAAAATGAGTAGAGAGTAGAGCTATTTAGAAAAATAGTCTTATTTGGcattaataaatcaatacacTTTGTTTCCAAACGACTACCATTTTCACATCTGTGCTCAAATTCAGTCCATCTTCACCGAGAAGACATAGTGGCCATGGACTTTctcaaatgaaatgaataaattcCCAGTGAAGGTTGGTAGACTCAACAGCATTTAGTGTGGAAATTTAACAGACTGACTCCattaaagggcaggtccattatttttatttatttatttgttttatgtttttatatctgtAGCTTCCCTTTGGTGTTCCTActgtattcaaatccgaacattcaaattttggtcaaagtacgtatgttttggcatcaaaatgttattttcccaagcccttctaaaagcTTGCAAGctaagtaatgtactgctgtgtgaacgccacgttagttcagatccgaaagtcacacaataacacagacaAGCTAACtgatagaccagcaactcccgtgttctgcgaggcaaaatgtttttgtgaatggagtctggtctggtggctttaaagacagcgatataacagcttcagatCCCTGTCGGAAAGGACTCTCTGATGGCAAggaaaagctgtgaaaatattgtaaatatagtgtacacagctgctttacctcgccgtcagacagccatttccgacggggaactgaagccattacatcactgtcttcaaagccaccagactacattcacaaaagcagtaattttaccgcgggtgtatatatacattacaACCCCACTACAAAAAATcggaactaaccctttcagttatttccaaacttagtaTAGCAAACTTTAACTCAGCTAGTGCTGCCGTTCCTACGTACGTCACTGCTTTATGCAACGGTTTCCATTTCCATTCGAAAAAAAACGaaacagaacgcagatggacccgcccttaaGATTGAAAAATGAATAGATCTCAACTACATACGGCTTCAACTGACAGGCTTACCTTCCTCATACTGTTCATCTTGGACATAGGCCTCAGCTCTGTCCTTCAGCACGTTAACGTTCTCCGGGTCCGACTGGAGGACTTCGCCACACACTGAGATAGCTCTGCTGGGCTGCTGGCCCTGCTCAtcacacaaagaaaaaacatgttgtttaaatgtattgttaaaTGAAGTCAAAGAGTGAGTTAATGCATCTCATGGTAGCAGCAAGGGGTCTTACCTGTGCCAACGCATGGCACATGCGCTCTTTGGCAAGGAGAGCGAAATGGTGCACGTTGGGCTCGGTCTTCATCACCGCCTCGTACTTGCTCACTGCTTCTTCATACCTAAAAGAGCAGGAAGCAGGTGGGTGTTTGAACAACGCTGTGACGCCGTCAATACAGCAGAACGCAACATGGATCATTGCACCCACAAACATCATGTCGCTCTGTTATTCACTCCATTTAGTCTTGTGTACATGATGTCTTGTATACGTCAAATATGATGTGACATCCATTCACATTAAGATGGGATTTGCACGGCTGTTTGTAAGATCAGAAAGTGCTCGGAGTGCTTGAGGGAAAGGCAGCCGTCATTCTGCAGCTGATGAAATCCCTGGTATTCAGAGAggatattattttatatttacaggGATATACAATtgccagaacacacacacacacctctgctcTTGGATGAGCTCCTCTGCAGACTGGATCTGTTTGTTGAGCTTCTTGACCTGCTTGTAATGGCTGTAACACTGTTTGTGATCAGGATCAAGCTTCAGGCACTCACGCACCTCGCTGCAAATTagacgagaggaggaggaaggtcaGAACAGACTCATTTTCCATATTACCTGATGTACAGTACGTGCTATATTGCCAACTTATAGAGGGTGgacaaaaataacaatacagATTTCAACTATGTGGTCATTTTTGAAGCTATAGTTTGTATTGTTGTTAAACACAAATCCTGGTATGTGTCGTATAAGTAAGTGCTGCCGCCACATTACAttctgtaaatgtacagtgttaATGACTGAAAGATATTTATACGTTTCATTTCCAGAaaaatgtagggctgtcccgaataccatttttaggtcttcgaagcttcggtgatgaatattcaaaggtattcaaagctttgcAGCGCTGCAGGTTGGAatgttttgtctgtctgtctccatctcccacgTTTCAGTGCCTGGCACAGTGTCGCTCCCGCACTAcagtacacacacgcacctctacacacaacaaacagcgatatccgtctgagaataactaataataataatcaatgttcaatttgaataattaataatgttgtgggattattccttatttcatgggctatttggggatttatacattattattacatacttaaataagaaaaacaaaaaaataaagctttcaaatactgatttgtaggttgattaccatggcaacagttgaaacttcaaagctttgaagcattcgggtcagccctacaacAATGACCATCAAGTTTAGAGAAAATAGTCTCAACAATAAACAAAGGTAATGAGCCATTTACTGCAGGACTATTGCTTTGTATCGTGAGATGTCTTCTGTTATTTCCTCCTcttcacataaaaacaaatgcaagaaatatgtatttaataGCCTTCTACAGCAGTTACACTGATATGAAGTAGAGCTTCAATCCATggcgtttaaaaaaaaaaacagtgtccTCAGATGGATAATGTCAATGTACAAAAATAATTTTGATGTAATCTATTATAAATTGTGCCATGTTTGATTCTGGAGGGAACACCTTAGTAATTGGGAAGTTCTCTCATGGTGAAACTGTTGAATCCTGCTACTTGTCACAATGTCTGATACTGATACAGTGTGGGAGCCTCAATCTTACTTTAGGGACATCTCGTGGTCTCCAAGATTATAGTAGATGGTGCTGAGTTTGTAGAAAGCCGGGGTATTGTCACTCTTTAACTTGGACGCAGCTTTGAGGTCACTGATGGCTTTCCCCATCTCTCCCATTCGTATAAAACACTCCGCTCGCATCTCACGAGAGGCCACATCCCAAACGCACGTCTGTAACAGGCGGAAAAATATCTCTTACAAACCACAATTTACTATACAAATGCTCTGTAGACTCTGCAGTGATGATAACATGGACAATGGCATGCTCGCAGGAAAATTAGGCAAATGCTGACGAGGTAGGTATCTTACCTCAATGATAGTGTCGAGCTGGGCAGCAGCTGTCACATAATCCTGGCTGCTGAAGCTGATGCGTGCCTGAGCCACCAGTCGCTGAATTTCATCCGACTTTGTCAGCTGACTCTGggcttccctctcctctttgtcGTTTGGGTTGGACTTCAGCTGGAACATTGCAAGGCAAGACATTAAATTGCATGCTTATGGTCATGATTAAAGCGGTCTAtctaggaaaaaaaaagttagtgaCTTAAAAGACTTGAATTCAGTCCGTCACCAACACATTCCAATATGAGCTCTTCTATTTCTGAAGAAGTTCTTGTGTCGACTTTACCTCTTCAGAGCATTGCCTATCACATCATTAGCAGTGCTTACCATTCCCTAAACCCATTACATTATAATTATCCCCATCATAGAGGTCATCATATTCACAAGAGCAATCTCTGCTAACAACACATCCTTTACAAATAGACCTGGGTACCCTTAAAGTGTTTCCTGCTTGCTCAGCTTAGGAAAAAGCGTAATGCATAAATGTGATGCATTAAGCGAGGCCAACATTGTGGACTGCTGAAGCAGCAGGACAGCACGCACCTCTGGCCAGATCCCTTGACAGTACCGCAAAATGTTGCCCACGTAAAAGTGTATAAGCCCAGATGGCTTCTGCTGGGATGTGCCCTCTTGATTGCAATTTTCTATTCCATAGACACTCCCAGAAAGTGACTGTTTAACTTGTATTATTTAATCATACAGTTTAGCAGCCTATAACATATTGAACTTCATATAAGCCACCTGAGGTTTTACATTACAGACAGCCAAACAGCAATACAAGACTAACCACTGAGCTTCAACATACATATAATAAAGCTAATCAAAAGATGACTGATTTGCTGTGTGTTCAATACAAGGAAATGTAAGGACAAGGCACTAATGATCCAAACAGGCTTGTGAGGCTGCAGGCCCGCCACATGTCCTTGGCACAATGTGACACTGACATTCACACTCTATCCCCATGTAGAAGAGGAACTGAATTTTTGCCTGCATGATTACCTCACCTGAGAATACAGCAGCTTTAAATGGAATCTAGGATTTAATCGTAGATATAACAAGGGCATTTATGTCTTCTGGGAGTGCTGTGAAACTTCTCTGTAAAATGGTAAATCTAATGGAAAATGCATTAGCGAGCTCCAGTCTTAATCCTCAACGAGTACCTTAAAATGATCCCTGAAGGTCCAAATGAGACTTCGCTGCCAATTTAAGTATTATCTACATATTTTAAGATGGCTTATGGATGCAGGGTATTCCTGTTCTCTAAGGTCTAATGTGGCCTTCAGTATCTGTTTTTAACTTCCTTGCCACTTGGTTTAAAAGCCTTTTCCATTCACCCCATAAATACCAAAAGCTCTCATGTTGTCAACCTCATTGTAGAACAGTACAGCatagtgaaataaataatacaattaaagtGTGCACACTGCATAGAAAAGCATAAATAtccttcacaacattaagcctATAGTCTTCATGCTTGAGTTTAGCTTCACAGTAACACCATGGTACAGATCAACACTGACACCTCCTGGCGATCTCTGCTTATCTAACAAAATAGTGACTTCTCAGTcttgttgctgttgagtttaaACTGGATATTCCTTTACTTACCACCTTCTTGAAGTCATTCTCTGCTTCATCTAGTCCCCCCTGCTTCAGAAGGAGATTTCCTCTCTGAAGGCGTGCCTgtgaagagagtgagagaggagtTGTTTTGCGTAATACCAGTACAAAATATACTGTAGACTTTATCAACACAGCTGACATAACTGACCGGTTTCCCAGCAGCGTTGTGCCTGGGGCTGATCTGAATTAtaatatttgcacatatattgtatatacaaaTATGGGGATGCACctatccaactttttcagtcccgataccgatagcgatacgtgggctttgggtatctgccgataccgagtaccgatccgataccagtgttatattaataagctgtatgcctcactgtgtggaagtgactgggatcattcttttatgtgtaaggcaacatcaggcttgacttaaacattgctttcctaactttgtaaaacaaatgtaacaaataaatacatagatatacatttactgtattactgtatttactgtactgttatttattattaaaataataaatcgtacaccatttacttggtaaaaaaatcttcaaaattaacaggaattacaattaaaatgtaaaccttgttaatgcagcaacaaattagtcaaaacttaaacaggaattaagaTTTgagtctataatgtatatagtatacaaaCATAGAACTAAATTGAATAGACCGGTCCCATTGTCacagatacccgatccagctatttaagtcagtatcagcccgatatcggtgcatccctatacaAATATACCTGTTTCTTCCAACTACTTATGTAGATGTGTTTCTCACACCGTTCTGCAAGTCTGCAGTATGACATAAAACTGTGTGCAACTGATGTGAAAAGAGAAACTCACAGATGTGAAGTCTGGTTTGAGTTCAATAACTCTGCTCAGATCTGGCAGTGCAGACTTTGACTTCCCCATTGCTAGAAACACTGTAGCTCTCCTGTAGTAGGCCATGTAGTTCTTGGGATCTCCGTCTGACAAcaggacaaaagaaaacaagattttAATCCTTAATGTCTTTGTGTATAACCTAAACATCTTTTTTAAACTCAGCATGTTTTCTGCCACTTACCCACAGCAGCATGGAAATGAGAGAGGGCATCGGCTAGCTGGCCAGCAGCGAGCAGTTTCTTCCCCATCTCCATATGATTGTCCACACTCCCATCCCGGCCACATTTCActcctgaaaaacaaacaatactgATATCCTGCGACCACATATACTGGAGCATATTACCACAGACTAGTAGCCACAGTACAGTACTCCATTCTTAATGTATTCACGTTAATTACCAGACAATGACAGGCGGCAGCATAAATCAGAGAGATTACTTTGACATGTAGGCTAGCTAGCTGTCATACGTAGCAGTTAAGTTgcaagtttatttgttttgttttgcacaatttaagactatacaacataacaacaaaataaattaataatataaagtgcaggaagaggcaaaaaaacccactgggcttatctgaagcctccacctagagacaagattaatataaagaaataatatgactacatcatagtgataacaaacaattaggacaagatatatataataataacaatacagtaaatatattaaaaaaaagtatgtgtgttgtgtgtaagtgtatggttagtgtttgtgaggagaatattgatttaaatatctataaagacttctgggtaatcgtaaccaaacaacattgtgagtgggaaaaaataaaaaacataaaaaacagatacatgaacaacatggaggaaaaGCAagtacaaaacagcaattaaatgaccctttaagcgaaacatttgacagatgaacagtttattgaaagatgtgaaaagctactccataattaaGTTCCTGTAAATCTTATTGAGAActgacctctactagtgaggagtttaacggttaacggttacTGTAGCTACATTACACTATGCTAACGTTACCAAGGAGACGGTTGAGTTCACATGTAGGCTGAACTAATGGTaattaataaactaaaaaacGGTTTGACTCGATATAAGTTAACATTAGTGATTAGCTAGCTTAACGTTAGCCTCAACTGTTATCAATTTCAAAAGATAACGTTTACCAACTGACATTAACGTTAACTAAAAGCAGGCTGTCTGAACCGTTGCAAAGTTCTACATCAGTTAACAGTGACGCTAATAAGCTAACGTTAACTTATAtgtaaagtacagtatgttatgtTAACTTATATCGAGTCAAACCGTTTTTTAGCTTATTGATTACCATTAGTGTAACCTACATGTGAACTCAACTGCCTCTTTGGTAACGTTAGAATAGTGTAATGTAGCTACAGTAACCGTTAACTTGCAACGTAAAGCTACGTATGACAGCTCACTGTTAACTGACATAGAACTTTGCAACGGTTCAGACAGCCTGCTGGTAGTTGACGTTATGTGGCTAATGTCAGTTGGTAAACGTTAAGCTATTAAATTGATAACAGTTGGCTAACGTTGagctagctaatgttaactTATATCGAGTCAAACCGTTTTTTAGCTTATTGATTACCATTAGTTCAGTCTACATGTGAACTCAACTGTCTCCTTGGTAACGTTAGCATAGTGTAATGTAGCTACAGTAACCGTTAAAACGTAAAGCTACGTATGACAGCTATCTAGTTGTCATAGTGATTAACGTCACTGTTAACTGATATAGAACTTTGCAACGGTTCAGACAGCCTGCTTGTAGTTAACGTTATGTGGCTAATGTCAGTTGGTAAACGTTAGCTATTGAAATCGATAACAGTTGGCTAACGTTGAGCTAGCTAATCActtatacgatacgatacaactttattgtcagtttgcactgagatgcaaaatgaatttcagtataataaagttgtatcgtatcgtaaaaGTTAACATAAGCTAGCTTAACGTTAGCCAACTGTTATCAATTTCAAAAGCTAACGTTTACCaactgacattagcatttaaacATTAACGTAGAAGCAGGCTGTCTGAACCGTTGCAGAGTTCTATATCAGTTAGTAGTGACGTCAATAAGCTACTTGCTGTCGTTAACTTGCTGAGTTAAAGTATAAAGTCTTACCTTCATATCTCATGTCGATCAAAACAAGAAC
It encodes the following:
- the dnajc3a gene encoding dnaJ homolog subfamily C member 3a translates to MVAIDHVAQKILTYIPYVLVLIDMRYEGVKCGRDGSVDNHMEMGKKLLAAGQLADALSHFHAAVDGDPKNYMAYYRRATVFLAMGKSKSALPDLSRVIELKPDFTSARLQRGNLLLKQGGLDEAENDFKKVLKSNPNDKEEREAQSQLTKSDEIQRLVAQARISFSSQDYVTAAAQLDTIIETCVWDVASREMRAECFIRMGEMGKAISDLKAASKLKSDNTPAFYKLSTIYYNLGDHEMSLNEVRECLKLDPDHKQCYSHYKQVKKLNKQIQSAEELIQEQRYEEAVSKYEAVMKTEPNVHHFALLAKERMCHALAQGQQPSRAISVCGEVLQSDPENVNVLKDRAEAYVQDEQYEEAIKDYETAAKHSENDRQIKEGLEKAQRLLKQSHKRDYYKILGVKRTAQKKEIIKAYRKQAQQWHPDNFQDPEEKKKAEKKFIDIAQAKEVLTDPEMRTKFDHGEDPMDPESQQGHHHQHFHGGYQGFQGFNPFGSGPFNFKFNYN